One stretch of Synechococcus sp. HK05 DNA includes these proteins:
- a CDS encoding LysR substrate-binding domain-containing protein translates to MVEQDVLAALDGLLWLRTGDAVAERLGISQPSVSRMARRYLRLFDIKGHKLDGEWDLIGNEPLLAAERRVHQIARWMGHRPLRLEATYWSGPLLCTPVPEGWTLGQCNIVGVQRNWELLRERIVDVWLTGRPDLPDTNDPDLTSLCLSHMPVHCLVGECHPLLNRPSLSFADLAAFPSLALPAKAYPEFEQALRKIGLWSSPVRMKRYQQQLWEGKTEQELTIGYGTALSLKLPGPAMHRLPLQLPIQSGEALVVRRDFAHKPQFQQLAQTLHTRLSQLAAELPEIEMLPLPFSGSSETAAAPPRPEPSGD, encoded by the coding sequence GTGGTTGAGCAGGACGTGCTGGCCGCTCTCGACGGGCTTCTCTGGCTGCGCACCGGGGATGCTGTGGCCGAGCGGCTTGGAATCAGCCAACCCAGCGTGTCGCGCATGGCGCGCCGCTACCTGCGCCTGTTCGACATCAAGGGCCACAAGCTGGATGGCGAATGGGACCTGATTGGCAACGAGCCGCTGCTGGCGGCAGAGCGGCGGGTGCATCAGATCGCGCGCTGGATGGGGCACCGGCCCCTGCGCCTCGAGGCCACCTACTGGTCGGGGCCGCTGTTATGCACACCGGTGCCCGAGGGCTGGACGCTGGGGCAATGCAACATCGTGGGTGTGCAGCGCAACTGGGAGCTGCTGCGAGAGCGGATCGTGGATGTGTGGCTCACTGGCCGGCCCGACCTCCCCGACACCAACGATCCCGATCTCACCAGCCTCTGCCTGTCGCACATGCCCGTGCACTGCCTGGTGGGAGAATGCCACCCCCTGCTGAATCGGCCGTCGCTGAGCTTTGCCGATCTAGCCGCGTTCCCGAGCCTGGCGCTGCCGGCCAAGGCCTACCCGGAATTTGAACAGGCGCTGCGCAAGATCGGGCTCTGGAGCTCACCCGTGCGGATGAAGCGCTACCAGCAGCAGCTGTGGGAGGGCAAAACGGAGCAGGAACTCACGATTGGCTATGGCACGGCGCTGAGCCTGAAGCTGCCCGGGCCAGCCATGCATCGCTTGCCGCTCCAGCTGCCGATCCAATCCGGCGAAGCCCTGGTGGTGCGGCGAGATTTTGCACACAAACCCCAGTTCCAGCAGCTGGCGCAGACGCTGCACACACGCCTGAGCCAGCTGGCTGCTGAGCTGCCAGAAATTGAGATGCTGCCGCTGCCGTTCAGCGGTAGTTCTGAAACTGCAGCGGCACCTCCACGTCCTGAGCCTTCAGGAGATTGA
- a CDS encoding hydantoinase B/oxoprolinase family protein: protein MAQGRWRFWIDRGGTFTDVVARSPQGELLVEKILSVQPDQPGDPAVCAIRRLLGIGSADAPIPEGWIEEVRLGTTVATNAFLEHNGAPTLLVVNQGFADLLRIGDQHRPNLFALAIERPDPLYQRVIEVPGRIDANGAELEPLLLAEELRLQVQQAWADGIRSVAVALLHSVINPSHELAIGAWLAALGFEQIALSHQVSPLPRLVPRGHTTVLEAAVAPVLRAYLQQLRADLGNHVPLQVMRSSGMLTAPEALHAKDTLLSGPAGGLVGAARTAAAAGFPRIVGFDMGGTSTDVCYVEGAWSRQQQVELGGVPIQAPMLAIHTVAAGGGSCLSFDGLRLAVGPASAGADPGPACYRRGGPLTITDANLLLGRLQPQHFPAVFGPDGDQPLDLGVVQQQFKALAAAMGCSPEQAAEGALAVALERMAEAIRRISIQQGHDLREAVLCSFGGAGGQHACALAELLGMRQVLLHPLAGVLSAYGIGLADQGQVLEQSVAERLSDALLPQLEQRVARLLQSHLPGGVGVDGGVRLDRLLHLRWPGSDQALPVPWPQQISAVALVQAFEQAYRARYGYLPSRPDGVAGLPEVERFSLELTWPGEPLHVLPPAERDPNQASPCSVQLHIGGAWQSAPLWRREHLAMDQQLIGPALIAEATGTILLLPGWSARVLPAGELLLEQQAVAPRSPLTASECPLDPIQLELFSHRFMAIAEQMGTRLQQTSASVNIRERLDFSCALFDAAGGLVANAPHIPVHLGSMGESVVALLRDVQSGALEPLAPGDAVVSNNPFNGGTHLPDLTVISPVFSGDHLVAFVASRGHHADVGGITPGSMPPHSTSIEQEGVLINNVSLVRHGSLLEAHWRERLGAGAFPVRNPDQLMADLQAQVAANHLGVERLQELIQSQGLDAVGSAMAQVQDHAAEAVRRVIDQLADGEARVRMDCSTEIVVAVQVDHARRRARIDFGGSSPQQTSNLNAPLAITKAVVLYVFRCLVQEPIPLNAGCFEPLELVVPKGSVLNPQPPAAVVAGNVETSQAVANALFAALGVMAAAQGTMNNLSFGNERCQYYETICGGTGAGEGFAGASAVQSHMTNSRLTDPEILEQRLPVRLERFAIRHGSGGSGRWRGGDGVVRELQALEPITLSLLSGSRVVAPFGLAGGDAGCCGQNSLRRANGAVELLPGSVAVELEVGDRVRVETPGGGGYGGVSLV from the coding sequence ATGGCCCAGGGCCGCTGGCGCTTCTGGATTGACCGCGGCGGCACCTTCACCGATGTGGTGGCGCGCTCACCGCAGGGTGAGCTGCTGGTGGAGAAGATTCTCTCGGTGCAGCCTGATCAGCCGGGAGATCCGGCGGTGTGTGCCATCCGCCGCCTGCTCGGGATCGGTTCAGCCGATGCGCCGATTCCGGAGGGTTGGATTGAGGAGGTGCGGCTCGGCACCACGGTGGCCACCAATGCCTTCCTCGAGCACAACGGCGCGCCCACCTTGCTGGTGGTGAATCAGGGCTTTGCCGATCTGCTGCGCATCGGCGATCAGCACCGCCCCAATCTTTTTGCTCTAGCGATTGAGCGCCCTGATCCGCTGTATCAGCGCGTGATCGAGGTTCCAGGGCGCATCGATGCCAACGGCGCGGAGTTGGAGCCGTTGCTGCTTGCGGAGGAGCTGCGCTTGCAGGTGCAGCAGGCTTGGGCCGATGGCATCCGCAGTGTTGCTGTGGCTCTGCTGCACAGCGTGATCAATCCGAGCCATGAGCTGGCGATCGGCGCCTGGTTGGCGGCGTTGGGCTTCGAGCAGATTGCCCTGTCGCACCAGGTGAGCCCCTTGCCGCGTTTGGTGCCCAGGGGGCACACCACGGTTTTGGAGGCGGCGGTTGCTCCGGTGCTGCGCGCTTATCTCCAGCAGCTTCGGGCGGATCTGGGCAACCATGTGCCCCTGCAGGTGATGCGATCCAGCGGGATGCTCACCGCTCCTGAGGCGCTGCATGCCAAAGACACGCTGCTCTCGGGTCCGGCCGGCGGGCTGGTGGGGGCCGCCCGCACGGCAGCGGCAGCTGGCTTCCCTCGGATCGTTGGCTTCGATATGGGAGGCACGTCCACCGATGTTTGCTACGTGGAGGGCGCCTGGTCCCGCCAGCAGCAGGTGGAGTTGGGCGGCGTTCCGATCCAGGCCCCGATGCTGGCGATCCACACCGTGGCGGCCGGCGGTGGCTCCTGCCTGAGCTTCGATGGCCTGCGGCTGGCGGTGGGGCCGGCCTCAGCAGGGGCTGATCCAGGGCCAGCCTGTTATCGGCGCGGCGGCCCGCTCACGATCACTGATGCCAACCTGCTGCTGGGCCGGCTGCAGCCGCAGCATTTCCCGGCGGTGTTTGGCCCCGATGGCGATCAGCCCCTGGATCTCGGGGTGGTGCAGCAGCAGTTCAAGGCGTTGGCTGCCGCCATGGGCTGCAGCCCTGAGCAGGCCGCCGAAGGCGCGTTGGCCGTGGCGCTCGAGCGCATGGCGGAGGCGATCCGGCGCATATCGATCCAGCAGGGCCACGATCTGCGGGAGGCGGTGCTGTGCAGCTTCGGCGGCGCGGGCGGCCAGCACGCCTGCGCGTTGGCCGAGCTGCTCGGAATGCGCCAGGTGTTGCTCCATCCCCTGGCAGGAGTGCTGTCGGCCTATGGCATCGGCCTGGCCGATCAGGGGCAGGTGCTCGAGCAGAGCGTGGCTGAGCGCCTCAGTGATGCGCTGCTGCCGCAGCTGGAACAGCGGGTTGCGCGGCTGCTTCAGTCCCATCTCCCGGGCGGAGTTGGTGTTGATGGTGGAGTGCGGCTGGATCGCTTGCTGCACCTGCGCTGGCCGGGCTCGGATCAGGCTTTGCCGGTGCCCTGGCCGCAGCAGATCAGCGCGGTGGCGCTGGTGCAGGCGTTTGAGCAGGCCTATCGGGCCCGTTATGGCTACCTCCCCTCCAGGCCGGATGGAGTGGCCGGGTTGCCTGAGGTGGAGCGTTTCTCGCTGGAGCTCACCTGGCCGGGTGAGCCGTTGCACGTGTTGCCTCCCGCAGAGAGGGATCCAAACCAGGCCTCACCGTGTTCGGTGCAGCTGCATATCGGTGGTGCTTGGCAGAGCGCGCCGTTGTGGCGGCGCGAACACCTGGCGATGGATCAACAGCTCATCGGTCCGGCCCTGATTGCCGAGGCCACGGGCACGATCCTGCTGTTGCCGGGCTGGAGCGCGCGCGTGCTGCCGGCGGGTGAACTGCTGCTGGAGCAGCAGGCCGTGGCACCTCGGTCTCCGCTCACCGCCAGCGAGTGCCCGTTGGATCCCATCCAGCTGGAGTTGTTCAGCCATCGCTTTATGGCGATCGCCGAGCAGATGGGCACGCGCCTGCAGCAAACCAGCGCTTCGGTGAACATCCGCGAGCGGCTCGACTTTTCCTGTGCGCTCTTTGATGCGGCCGGTGGCCTGGTGGCCAACGCTCCGCACATTCCTGTGCATCTGGGTTCGATGGGGGAGAGCGTTGTGGCCTTGCTGCGCGATGTGCAGAGCGGTGCCCTGGAGCCCCTAGCCCCAGGGGATGCTGTGGTGTCCAACAACCCGTTCAACGGCGGCACCCACCTGCCGGATCTCACGGTGATCAGTCCGGTGTTTTCAGGCGATCACCTGGTGGCGTTTGTGGCCAGTCGCGGCCATCACGCCGATGTGGGCGGGATCACCCCCGGCTCGATGCCGCCCCACAGCACCAGCATCGAGCAGGAAGGAGTGCTGATCAACAACGTTTCTCTGGTGCGCCATGGCTCCTTGCTGGAGGCCCACTGGCGTGAACGGCTCGGAGCAGGAGCCTTTCCGGTGCGCAACCCCGATCAGCTGATGGCTGATCTGCAGGCCCAGGTGGCGGCTAATCACCTTGGGGTGGAGCGGCTGCAGGAGTTGATCCAGAGCCAGGGGCTCGATGCGGTGGGCAGCGCGATGGCTCAGGTGCAGGACCATGCCGCTGAAGCCGTGCGCCGGGTGATCGATCAGCTCGCCGATGGCGAGGCGCGGGTGCGGATGGACTGCAGCACCGAGATTGTGGTGGCCGTTCAGGTGGATCACGCACGCCGCCGCGCGCGGATCGATTTCGGTGGCTCTTCGCCTCAGCAGACCAGCAACCTCAACGCTCCCCTGGCGATCACCAAGGCGGTGGTGCTTTACGTGTTCCGCTGCCTGGTGCAGGAGCCAATCCCGCTGAATGCCGGTTGTTTTGAGCCGCTCGAGCTGGTGGTGCCGAAGGGTTCCGTGCTGAACCCCCAGCCTCCAGCAGCCGTGGTGGCCGGCAACGTGGAAACCTCCCAGGCGGTTGCCAATGCCTTGTTTGCGGCGCTGGGTGTGATGGCGGCGGCCCAGGGCACGATGAACAACCTGAGCTTCGGCAACGAGCGCTGCCAGTACTACGAAACGATCTGCGGCGGCACCGGCGCAGGTGAGGGCTTTGCGGGCGCCTCAGCGGTGCAGTCGCACATGACCAACTCCCGCCTCACCGATCCGGAGATCCTGGAGCAGCGCCTGCCCGTGCGGCTGGAGCGGTTCGCGATCCGCCACGGCAGCGGCGGCTCCGGCCGCTGGCGCGGGGGCGATGGGGTGGTGCGGGAGCTGCAAGCCCTCGAGCCGATCACGTTGTCGCTGCTGAGCGGTAGCCGCGTGGTGGCCCCTTTCGGATTGGCCGGCGGCGACGCGGGTTGCTGCGGCCAGAACAGCCTGCGCCGCGCCAATGGTGCCGTCGAGCTGTTGCCCGGCAGCGTGGCGGTGGAGCTGGAGGTGGGCGATCGGGTGCGGGTGGAAACGCCAGGGGGTGGGGGGTATGGAGGTGTGTCGTTGGTGTAA
- a CDS encoding YajQ family cyclic di-GMP-binding protein, whose product MADTYSFDVVSDFDRQELVNTLDQVRRDVSTRYDLKDSNTEIDLEETSFTITTASDMTLQAVEDVLRQKATKRDLSLKIFDFQTPEPVGGNRVKQEVKLRKGLTQDLAKKLSKTVRDELKKVTVAIQGDALRVTGKSKDDLQAAINLLKAQDVEVPLQFQNYR is encoded by the coding sequence ATGGCCGACACCTATTCCTTCGACGTGGTTTCCGACTTCGACCGTCAGGAGTTGGTGAACACCCTTGATCAGGTGCGCCGCGACGTGTCGACCCGCTACGACCTCAAGGACTCGAACACCGAGATCGACCTGGAGGAGACCAGCTTCACGATCACCACCGCCAGCGACATGACCCTGCAGGCGGTGGAAGACGTGCTGCGTCAGAAGGCCACCAAGCGCGACCTCTCCTTGAAGATCTTCGATTTTCAGACGCCCGAGCCCGTGGGCGGCAACCGCGTGAAGCAGGAGGTGAAGCTCCGCAAAGGCCTCACGCAAGACCTCGCCAAAAAGCTCAGCAAAACCGTGCGTGATGAGCTCAAGAAGGTGACCGTGGCGATTCAGGGTGATGCGCTGCGGGTGACCGGCAAGAGCAAGGACGACCTCCAGGCCGCCATCAATCTCCTGAAGGCTCAGGACGTGGAGGTGCCGCTGCAGTTTCAGAACTACCGCTGA